In Alkalihalobacillus sp. FSL W8-0930, a single window of DNA contains:
- a CDS encoding PRD domain-containing protein translates to MKIEKVLNHNVVIAFNDNGQEQVVMGRGLAFQKKTGDSIDPAKIEKTFILEKDGVSDKLATLLRETSELYLVIAARILDHARSQLSYTLDDYLYVALTDHIAFAIRRHKENIQLKNPLLWEIRKYYKSEYQVALKALEIIKRDTGVDFPEDEAASIALHLVNSAMSGGNLEMAVQVTELVNDVLNIVKYHYEMELDENSINYERFITHLRFFAVRYSRMEEEYSSDEDYFLYDQIKIKYPEAFECTQKIKAYLNKSLNWDISKDEETYLILHTHRVTKRQTDQTMES, encoded by the coding sequence TTGAAAATCGAAAAGGTACTAAATCATAACGTGGTTATTGCATTTAATGATAATGGACAAGAGCAAGTCGTCATGGGTAGAGGTCTGGCTTTTCAGAAGAAAACAGGTGACAGCATTGATCCAGCAAAGATTGAAAAGACATTTATTCTTGAAAAGGATGGGGTCTCTGATAAGCTTGCTACCCTTTTAAGGGAGACATCGGAGCTATACCTAGTGATAGCGGCTAGGATCTTAGATCATGCAAGGTCACAGTTATCCTATACGTTAGATGATTATCTCTATGTCGCCTTAACCGATCATATTGCCTTCGCAATCAGGAGACACAAAGAAAACATTCAATTGAAGAACCCGCTTTTATGGGAAATTCGTAAGTATTATAAGTCTGAATATCAAGTAGCTCTTAAGGCGCTTGAGATTATAAAACGAGATACGGGAGTTGATTTTCCTGAAGATGAAGCAGCATCCATTGCGCTACATCTTGTGAACAGCGCTATGTCAGGTGGAAACTTAGAGATGGCTGTTCAGGTAACCGAACTCGTTAACGACGTATTAAACATTGTGAAGTACCATTATGAAATGGAATTAGATGAGAATTCGATTAATTATGAGCGATTCATTACACATCTTCGTTTCTTTGCCGTTCGTTATTCACGAATGGAGGAAGAGTATTCAAGTGATGAAGATTACTTCTTATATGATCAAATTAAGATAAAGTATCCAGAAGCATTTGAATGTACGCAAAAAATTAAAGCCTATCTTAACAAAAGTTTGAACTGGGACATCTCTAAAGATGAAGAAACGTATTTGATTCTTCATACTCATCGGGTAACCAAACGTCAAACGGATCAAACAATGGAATCATAA
- a CDS encoding MFS transporter — MNTHRWMSTQFFSFFVTWGIFLPFWTGWLVYSKNLSITDASLIMSMGLVARGLSTLFAFPYLSGCFSNKVVLKGAAIGTLISVLCYIPSQTFTSLLLVTIFFHFFYPPLMPILDTAASRLVQHKQLEHYGKTRQWGSIGFVSVGIVLSLFITAYSEDVIYYAFLLGISVLVFLAFQKAPLVLSEKPVKNPAVTGGFMKMFHMKHFWLVLLIVVLLQAAHASYYNYGYIYLQDIGAPDYLIGVIINIAVMAEIIFFSTADRGFKRFSIGSLLALAAFGSSLRWLLVFAFPSVIVFSFAQILHACSFAMAHYAFMQYLIRYIPQHQIPKVQGLYSALALSWSTAVFTLFGGYLYEIKPGYAFLGMVVSTLPALLLALRYRMVEDK; from the coding sequence ATGAATACACATCGCTGGATGAGCACGCAGTTTTTTAGTTTCTTTGTTACATGGGGAATATTCCTGCCTTTTTGGACAGGTTGGTTAGTCTATTCAAAAAATCTTTCTATAACGGATGCAAGCTTAATCATGAGTATGGGACTAGTGGCACGCGGACTTTCTACACTTTTTGCCTTTCCTTACTTATCTGGATGCTTCAGTAATAAGGTTGTTTTAAAGGGAGCCGCTATTGGAACGTTGATTTCAGTCCTTTGCTATATCCCGTCTCAAACCTTTACTAGTTTACTTCTCGTTACGATTTTCTTTCACTTTTTTTATCCACCACTCATGCCTATATTGGATACAGCAGCAAGCCGACTCGTGCAGCATAAACAATTAGAGCATTATGGCAAAACGCGTCAGTGGGGATCAATCGGTTTTGTGAGTGTAGGGATCGTTCTTTCTCTTTTTATAACAGCATATAGCGAGGACGTTATTTATTACGCTTTCCTACTTGGCATTTCTGTTCTAGTATTCTTAGCTTTTCAAAAAGCACCATTGGTTTTGTCAGAAAAACCTGTCAAAAACCCAGCAGTGACGGGCGGTTTCATGAAAATGTTTCATATGAAACATTTTTGGCTTGTTCTATTAATTGTTGTTTTACTGCAGGCAGCTCATGCATCTTACTATAATTATGGATACATTTACTTACAGGACATTGGGGCACCTGATTACTTGATTGGCGTCATTATTAACATTGCGGTCATGGCTGAAATTATCTTTTTCTCCACGGCAGATAGAGGGTTTAAACGATTCTCCATTGGATCTCTACTTGCACTTGCTGCATTTGGATCCTCGCTTCGGTGGCTGTTAGTCTTTGCGTTTCCAAGTGTAATTGTTTTTTCCTTTGCCCAAATTCTTCATGCATGCTCGTTTGCCATGGCTCATTACGCATTTATGCAATACTTGATCCGATATATCCCTCAGCATCAAATCCCAAAAGTACAAGGCCTGTACTCAGCGCTTGCACTGAGTTGGAGCACCGCTGTCTTCACATTATTCGGCGGGTACCTTTATGAGATTAAACCTGGATATGCTTTCTTAGGAATGGTGGTTTCAACGCTACCTGCTTTGCTTCTGGCATTAAGATATCGGATGGTTGAGGATAAGTGA
- a CDS encoding ABC transporter ATP-binding protein: MSFIKLEGINKHFGGQHVLKNISLEIEEGDFMTFLGPSGCGKTTTLRILAGLEQQEEGLIVISDKLVADGQTQYFAPPADRKLNLVFQNYALWPHMTVYENVSFGLEGRKFPKKEIKKRVEASLQKLQILDYKDRYPSELSGGQQQRVAIARAIVTEPKILLLDEPLSNLDAKLRVEMRAELKRLHHELGTTMIYVTHDQVEAMTMSTKIAVFSEGEILQVDKPIQLYQYPAHLTVAQFVGNPANNFLNATCTESSHSSFIIHSDLGDFVMNTSWLEDFSKEVVLTVRPEDLVLSRTPQKGTVQGTVRAVLPAGPETTIHIQCGETMLLAKQMGIVNYFPDSTVYVKANLDGLNLYHPTSGHRLNKVPEQQAVDLNVYG, translated from the coding sequence ATGTCTTTCATAAAGCTTGAAGGAATTAATAAACATTTTGGTGGTCAGCATGTTTTAAAAAACATTAGCCTTGAGATCGAGGAAGGAGACTTTATGACCTTCCTTGGACCGTCTGGATGTGGGAAAACAACCACACTTCGAATTCTTGCTGGACTTGAACAGCAGGAAGAGGGTCTGATTGTTATTAGCGACAAGCTCGTTGCTGATGGACAAACTCAATATTTCGCTCCACCTGCAGATCGAAAGTTAAATCTTGTATTTCAAAACTACGCGCTTTGGCCACATATGACGGTCTATGAGAACGTCTCGTTTGGGCTTGAAGGACGGAAATTTCCTAAAAAGGAAATAAAAAAGCGTGTGGAGGCATCTTTGCAAAAGCTTCAAATTCTCGACTATAAAGATCGATATCCATCTGAGTTATCAGGTGGGCAACAGCAACGAGTTGCGATTGCCAGAGCGATTGTCACAGAGCCAAAAATCCTCTTGCTGGATGAACCTTTATCGAACCTGGATGCAAAGCTTCGTGTTGAAATGCGTGCAGAGCTGAAACGTTTGCACCATGAGCTAGGGACAACGATGATTTATGTGACGCATGACCAAGTAGAAGCGATGACCATGTCAACCAAAATTGCTGTTTTTTCAGAGGGAGAGATCCTTCAGGTGGATAAACCGATCCAACTCTATCAATATCCAGCGCATTTAACAGTCGCTCAGTTTGTTGGGAATCCAGCCAATAATTTTTTAAATGCTACGTGCACGGAATCCTCCCATTCGTCTTTTATCATTCACTCAGATCTAGGTGACTTTGTAATGAATACAAGCTGGCTAGAGGACTTTTCAAAAGAAGTGGTTCTTACTGTTAGGCCAGAGGATCTTGTTTTATCTCGTACACCGCAAAAAGGGACTGTTCAAGGAACAGTGAGAGCCGTTCTTCCTGCGGGTCCAGAAACAACGATTCATATCCAATGCGGGGAGACGATGCTACTCGCAAAACAGATGGGGATTGTAAACTATTTTCCAGACAGTACCGTTTATGTGAAAGCAAATCTCGATGGACTAAATCTCTATCACCCTACTTCCGGACATCGCTTGAACAAAGTTCCAGAACAGCAAGCTGTGGATTTGAATGTATATGGCTAA
- a CDS encoding 6-phospho-beta-glucosidase has product MTMQPFPKDFLWGGAIAANQVEGAYQAAGKGLTIVDTLPTGDKRWDMMFGNEPDISLKDELYYPSHEAIDFYHRYKEDIALFAEMGFKALRVSISWARIFPNGDEEEPNEQGLQFYDDLFDELLKYDIEPVVTMAHFDVPVHLITTYKSWRNRKLVDFFERYARTILTRYKDKVKYWMTFNEINMLLHLPYIGAGLIFEEGEDRTKSKYQAAHHQLVASALAVKACHEISPDAKIGCMLAAGSTYAYTSNPDDVFDAMEKDRESFFFIDVQSRGEYPGYAKRYLAENEITIEMEDGDLELLKEHTVDYIGFSYYSSRTTSVDPEILKNQTEGNVFGSIENPYLSSSEWGWTIDPKGFRITANHLYDRYQKPLFVVENGLGAVDVPDADGYVEDDYRIDYMRQHVEAMGEAIKDGVKIIGYTSWGPIDIVSASTGEMKKRYGYIYVDRDNAGVGSLKRTPKKSFAWYKKVIESNGSDLT; this is encoded by the coding sequence ATGACAATGCAACCATTTCCTAAAGACTTTTTGTGGGGCGGCGCTATTGCAGCTAATCAAGTAGAAGGAGCTTATCAAGCAGCTGGAAAAGGTTTAACAATCGTTGACACACTTCCAACTGGCGATAAGCGTTGGGATATGATGTTTGGTAATGAGCCAGATATCTCTTTAAAGGATGAGCTCTATTATCCTTCACATGAAGCGATTGACTTCTATCATCGGTATAAAGAAGATATCGCTCTTTTTGCAGAAATGGGATTTAAGGCTTTGCGTGTTTCGATTTCATGGGCAAGGATCTTTCCTAATGGAGACGAAGAGGAGCCTAATGAACAAGGTCTTCAATTTTATGATGATTTATTCGATGAATTATTGAAATACGATATTGAACCTGTTGTGACAATGGCTCACTTTGATGTGCCTGTTCATCTGATCACGACGTATAAAAGCTGGAGAAATCGGAAACTCGTTGATTTCTTTGAAAGATATGCTCGTACCATACTTACTAGATACAAAGATAAAGTAAAGTATTGGATGACATTTAACGAGATTAATATGCTCCTTCACTTACCGTATATAGGTGCTGGTCTTATCTTTGAAGAAGGAGAAGATCGAACAAAGAGTAAGTATCAAGCAGCTCATCACCAGCTTGTTGCAAGTGCACTAGCTGTAAAAGCATGTCATGAAATAAGTCCGGATGCCAAAATAGGTTGTATGCTCGCAGCTGGCTCTACGTACGCTTATACAAGCAATCCTGATGATGTATTTGACGCGATGGAAAAAGACCGTGAGTCGTTCTTTTTCATTGATGTTCAGTCGCGAGGGGAATACCCAGGATACGCAAAGCGTTATCTTGCAGAGAATGAGATTACGATTGAGATGGAAGATGGAGACTTAGAATTACTTAAGGAACATACGGTTGATTACATTGGGTTCAGTTACTACTCTAGCAGAACAACAAGTGTTGATCCTGAAATCTTAAAGAACCAAACAGAGGGAAATGTCTTCGGTTCAATCGAGAATCCGTATCTATCTAGCTCAGAGTGGGGTTGGACGATTGACCCTAAAGGGTTCAGAATCACAGCTAACCACTTGTATGATCGTTACCAAAAACCACTGTTTGTTGTTGAAAACGGATTAGGTGCTGTTGATGTTCCAGATGCAGATGGGTATGTAGAGGACGATTATCGCATCGATTATATGCGTCAGCATGTTGAAGCGATGGGAGAAGCGATTAAGGATGGGGTTAAAATCATTGGGTACACCAGTTGGGGACCTATTGATATTGTCAGTGCCTCAACCGGTGAAATGAAGAAAAGATATGGCTACATCTATGTTGATCGGGACAATGCTGGAGTTGGTAGTTTAAAACGAACGCCTAAGAAAAGCTTTGCATGGTATAAGAAAGTGATTGAGTCAAATGGATCTGATTTAACGTAA
- the yeiL gene encoding transcriptional regulator YeiL — MTKVTTEKMNQYIKEHSIAHRFSFPVHEYMTVHEFQRNEWIVREGTKPDALFYMVEGKAKIYTTHLNGKVSLINFVNPGDYIGEMELLHENYYSKGIQVATRTVCFAIPLVTCRTNLLEDVVFLRELAIFLSKKATFMSTKSSQSQAFPLENRLAHFILELADQGIYREKHVTVCDYLGVSYRHLLHVLQLFCEKGYLSKAGKAYNIHNLEALRSLAKGLR, encoded by the coding sequence ATGACTAAGGTGACAACAGAAAAAATGAATCAATATATAAAAGAACATTCCATTGCGCATCGATTTTCTTTTCCGGTACATGAATACATGACTGTTCATGAATTTCAGCGAAACGAGTGGATTGTTCGCGAGGGCACAAAACCGGATGCACTCTTTTATATGGTAGAGGGCAAGGCGAAGATTTATACAACGCATTTGAATGGTAAGGTTTCACTCATTAATTTTGTGAACCCAGGCGATTATATCGGGGAAATGGAGCTGCTGCATGAGAATTATTATTCTAAAGGGATTCAGGTTGCGACAAGAACAGTGTGCTTTGCTATCCCACTTGTGACTTGTAGAACGAACCTGTTGGAGGATGTGGTGTTTCTACGGGAGCTAGCAATCTTTTTAAGTAAAAAGGCAACCTTTATGTCGACGAAGTCTTCTCAAAGCCAGGCCTTTCCACTTGAGAATCGTCTCGCACACTTTATTTTAGAATTGGCTGATCAAGGCATATACCGAGAAAAACATGTGACGGTTTGTGATTATCTTGGCGTTTCGTATAGGCATTTATTACATGTGCTTCAGTTATTCTGTGAAAAGGGGTACCTGAGTAAAGCAGGTAAAGCATATAACATTCATAACTTAGAAGCATTACGGTCACTTGCCAAAGGATTAAGATGA
- a CDS encoding malate:quinone oxidoreductase yields MTNTQSTDVILIGAGIMSSTLGALLKELAPNWKMTVFEKLSNAGEESSNEWNNAGTGHAALCELNYTSEKPDGTMDISKAININEQFQVSMQFWSYLVSQRRIQNPQEFIKSLPHMSMVQGQANIEFLKKRFKALSDNPLFKGMEFTEDPEKLMEWIPLMMNGRLQEDHIAATKIDTGTDVNFGSLTHKMFDHLESLGVDMHYQHTVTDLTRTNDGLWEVKVRNLESGTTAVHKAKFVFIGGGGGSLHLLQKSGIPEGRHIGGFPVSGIFMACNNPEVVNQHHAKVYGKAKVGAPPMSVPHLDTRFINNQKMLLFGPFAGFSPKFLKHGSVLDLFTSVKADNLVTMLAAGAKNMSLTKYLIQQVMLSKEQRMKDLRDFIPNAKTEDWDLVIAGQRVQVIKDTEAGGKGTLQFGTEVISAEDGSIAALLGASPGASTAVHVMLDVIKRCFPTHMKEWEGKIKEMVPSYGQLLMNNQELLDHVHASTAEVLELNDPNKAKGSHTNHQAG; encoded by the coding sequence ATGACGAACACACAAAGTACGGACGTTATATTGATTGGTGCTGGCATTATGAGCTCAACGTTGGGCGCACTGTTAAAGGAATTAGCACCGAACTGGAAGATGACAGTTTTTGAAAAGCTATCAAATGCAGGTGAAGAAAGTTCGAATGAATGGAATAACGCGGGGACAGGTCATGCGGCCTTATGTGAATTAAATTACACATCAGAAAAACCCGATGGTACGATGGATATTAGCAAGGCAATTAACATTAATGAACAGTTTCAAGTCTCTATGCAGTTTTGGTCTTATTTGGTTAGCCAACGCAGAATACAAAACCCGCAGGAGTTCATTAAATCTCTACCACATATGAGTATGGTACAAGGGCAAGCCAATATCGAGTTTCTTAAAAAACGTTTTAAAGCGCTTTCAGACAACCCTCTCTTTAAAGGTATGGAATTTACAGAGGATCCAGAGAAATTGATGGAATGGATCCCACTAATGATGAACGGTCGTCTCCAAGAGGATCACATCGCAGCAACAAAGATTGATACGGGTACGGATGTGAATTTTGGCTCGTTAACGCACAAGATGTTTGATCATCTAGAGTCTTTAGGTGTAGATATGCATTACCAACATACCGTAACCGACTTAACACGCACAAATGATGGGTTGTGGGAAGTAAAGGTACGTAATCTTGAAAGCGGTACAACGGCAGTTCACAAAGCGAAGTTTGTGTTCATTGGCGGAGGAGGTGGAAGTCTGCACCTTCTTCAAAAGTCAGGCATTCCAGAGGGGAGACACATCGGTGGATTCCCGGTTAGTGGTATCTTTATGGCCTGTAACAACCCTGAAGTTGTCAATCAGCATCACGCAAAGGTGTACGGTAAGGCGAAAGTCGGTGCACCGCCGATGTCTGTACCTCACCTTGATACACGCTTTATTAATAATCAAAAAATGCTTTTGTTTGGACCGTTTGCTGGATTTTCGCCGAAGTTCTTAAAGCATGGATCCGTGTTAGACCTCTTTACATCTGTGAAAGCGGATAACTTAGTGACGATGCTTGCTGCAGGAGCAAAGAATATGTCACTGACAAAATATTTGATTCAACAAGTGATGCTTTCTAAAGAGCAACGTATGAAGGACTTGCGTGACTTTATTCCGAATGCCAAGACAGAAGATTGGGATCTTGTTATTGCCGGTCAACGTGTTCAGGTTATTAAGGATACGGAAGCAGGCGGAAAAGGAACACTTCAATTTGGTACAGAAGTTATTAGTGCGGAAGATGGTTCAATCGCTGCATTACTGGGAGCATCGCCAGGCGCATCAACAGCTGTCCATGTCATGCTCGATGTCATTAAACGCTGTTTCCCTACTCATATGAAAGAATGGGAAGGAAAGATCAAGGAAATGGTTCCGTCCTACGGACAATTATTGATGAACAACCAAGAACTTCTTGATCATGTTCATGCTTCGACGGCGGAAGTATTGGAGTTAAATGACCCTAATAAAGCAAAGGGGTCTCATACAAATCATCAAGCTGGTTGA
- a CDS encoding HAD family hydrolase: protein MAKQLLISDLDGTLLNDHHQISRENKEAIDQFIKEGNIFTIATGRMLQAALPYINELSIKAPVILGNGTQIFCPKEQKIVWSMVLTEHVEEVHTLWHVVSKHAVVIAYDAQSIYTPRPHSLIHAYEAKENVTCLFTEVPPQKINKVLIIGRELEDAVRFAGVLNEVCIQSDTSYLEILPTGASKGQALYELLNQMDIEVDQVIAVGDQMNDCSLLEAADYGYAVENAHPNLKCIATHQTVHHTNHAVASVIRETNSLLKA from the coding sequence ATGGCTAAACAGCTGTTGATTTCTGATCTTGATGGGACACTTCTAAACGACCACCACCAGATTAGTCGAGAAAATAAGGAAGCGATTGATCAGTTTATAAAAGAAGGGAATATCTTTACGATTGCTACGGGACGAATGCTACAAGCAGCACTTCCATATATTAATGAGCTGAGTATTAAGGCGCCTGTTATTTTAGGAAACGGGACACAGATCTTTTGTCCAAAAGAACAAAAGATAGTGTGGTCAATGGTTTTAACAGAGCATGTGGAAGAAGTGCATACATTGTGGCATGTAGTTAGTAAGCATGCTGTAGTGATTGCATATGACGCACAAAGCATTTATACACCTAGACCTCATTCACTTATTCACGCGTATGAGGCAAAAGAAAATGTGACATGTCTCTTTACGGAAGTGCCACCACAAAAGATAAACAAAGTATTAATTATTGGTAGAGAGTTAGAAGATGCAGTGCGCTTCGCAGGAGTATTAAACGAAGTGTGTATTCAATCAGATACAAGCTACCTAGAAATTCTTCCAACTGGAGCTTCAAAAGGCCAGGCTCTTTATGAACTTTTAAATCAAATGGATATTGAAGTGGATCAAGTTATAGCCGTTGGAGATCAAATGAATGACTGCTCTCTATTAGAAGCAGCGGACTATGGTTATGCCGTAGAAAATGCCCACCCCAATTTGAAGTGCATTGCCACTCATCAGACTGTGCACCACACAAACCACGCAGTTGCTTCAGTTATTAGAGAGACAAATTCACTACTAAAAGCGTAA
- a CDS encoding organic hydroperoxide resistance protein gives MKSLYTAKATAEGGRQGKVTSSDGTLDLTLTMPKSLGGQEKEGATNPEQLFAAGYSACFDSALAAVARQSKKRIESKVTSEVSIGQDPEGGFKLAVVLTVAVNGVSLEEAEELVEQAHSFCPYSKATKGNIDVELSTSVY, from the coding sequence ATGAAATCATTGTATACAGCAAAAGCAACAGCAGAAGGCGGACGTCAAGGAAAAGTAACAAGCAGCGACGGTACACTAGATTTAACTCTAACAATGCCTAAATCACTTGGCGGTCAAGAAAAAGAAGGCGCAACAAATCCAGAACAACTATTTGCAGCAGGCTACTCTGCATGCTTCGATAGCGCACTAGCAGCCGTGGCAAGACAATCTAAGAAACGTATTGAATCAAAAGTGACTTCTGAAGTTTCAATTGGCCAAGATCCAGAAGGTGGCTTTAAACTAGCGGTTGTCTTAACTGTTGCAGTGAACGGCGTATCTCTTGAAGAAGCAGAAGAACTAGTTGAGCAAGCACACAGCTTCTGTCCATATTCAAAAGCAACAAAAGGCAATATCGATGTGGAGCTAAGCACATCCGTATACTAA
- a CDS encoding beta-glucoside-specific PTS transporter subunit IIABC: MKYEQLAKEIIEKVGGKENVNSVVHCITRLRFKLKDESKAQTEVLKNMDGIVTVMKSGGQYQVVIGNHVPDVYKAVTLIGGFANASQVDQGEEEQGGSLFNRFIDIIASIFTPILGVLAATGMIKGFNALFLATGWLEETDGTYLMLNIIGDCLFYFFPIFLGYTAIKKFGGNPFLGLAIGAALVYPSISEIMSGEPLYVLFGGTIFESPIYITFLGIPVILMSYAQSVIPIILAAFFASKVERFFKKIIPDVVKMFLVPFSTLLIVIPVTFIIIGPIATWASQLLGQATIFVYDLSPVVAGLVLGGLWQVIVIFGLHWGLVPIALNNLVSTGSDPVLAMIFAASFAQIGAVLAVWIRTKNDKLKTLSFPAFISGIFGVTEPAIYGITLPLKKPFLFSLVGAGIGGAIIGFSGGAGYMIGGLGIFQVPSFIGPEGLNVGFWGAMASMPVAFVIAFILTYLFGGVNKVTEPEKVEEVKPTVTNVSNEIKKDEIFVSPLTGKIVPLDQVKDAAFSSGALGEGVAVVPVEGNVYAPASGVISVLFPTKHAIGLKTDSGAEVLIHIGMDTVQLQGEHFRTFVQQGDRVEKGQLLVEFDIEAIKKEGFSLDTPVIITNHKEYKEIQATKSNALKKGDDFLTLIADQAN; this comes from the coding sequence ATGAAATACGAACAATTAGCCAAAGAGATTATTGAAAAAGTTGGCGGAAAAGAAAATGTAAATAGTGTCGTGCACTGTATCACACGGTTACGTTTTAAATTAAAAGATGAAAGTAAAGCTCAAACGGAAGTATTGAAAAACATGGATGGTATTGTCACGGTTATGAAGAGTGGTGGTCAATATCAAGTAGTCATCGGCAACCACGTACCTGATGTGTATAAAGCAGTTACGTTAATTGGCGGTTTTGCAAACGCTTCCCAAGTAGACCAAGGTGAGGAAGAGCAAGGAGGCAGCTTATTTAATCGATTCATTGATATCATCGCAAGCATCTTTACACCAATACTAGGTGTGCTAGCTGCAACAGGGATGATTAAAGGGTTTAATGCACTGTTCCTTGCGACTGGCTGGTTAGAGGAAACCGATGGCACGTATTTGATGCTTAATATTATCGGAGATTGTTTGTTCTACTTCTTCCCAATCTTCCTTGGATACACAGCGATTAAGAAGTTTGGTGGAAATCCGTTTCTTGGTTTAGCGATTGGAGCGGCTCTTGTTTATCCGTCTATCTCAGAGATTATGAGTGGTGAACCACTTTATGTGTTATTTGGCGGTACAATCTTTGAATCACCAATTTATATTACGTTTTTAGGCATACCGGTTATCTTAATGAGCTATGCGCAATCTGTTATTCCGATCATTTTAGCTGCGTTCTTTGCTTCAAAAGTTGAGCGTTTCTTTAAGAAAATCATTCCAGATGTTGTGAAAATGTTCTTGGTTCCTTTTTCAACATTACTAATTGTTATTCCAGTTACATTTATTATCATTGGACCAATTGCTACTTGGGCAAGTCAGCTTTTAGGTCAAGCTACGATCTTTGTATATGATTTAAGTCCAGTCGTTGCTGGTTTAGTTCTTGGCGGACTATGGCAGGTTATTGTTATTTTCGGATTGCATTGGGGTCTTGTTCCAATTGCTCTTAATAACCTCGTGTCTACGGGATCTGATCCTGTATTAGCCATGATTTTTGCTGCATCATTTGCACAGATTGGAGCCGTGCTTGCTGTATGGATCCGTACGAAGAATGACAAACTCAAAACACTTAGCTTCCCTGCATTCATCTCAGGAATCTTTGGAGTTACTGAGCCTGCCATCTATGGTATTACCCTTCCTTTGAAAAAACCATTCTTGTTCAGCTTAGTAGGGGCAGGTATTGGAGGCGCAATCATTGGCTTTAGTGGTGGCGCAGGTTATATGATCGGAGGATTAGGTATTTTCCAAGTTCCTTCCTTTATTGGTCCTGAAGGGTTAAATGTAGGTTTCTGGGGCGCAATGGCTTCCATGCCAGTTGCATTCGTCATCGCTTTTATTCTGACGTACCTATTCGGAGGCGTGAACAAAGTGACGGAACCAGAAAAGGTAGAAGAAGTGAAACCAACAGTAACTAACGTATCAAATGAGATTAAAAAAGATGAGATTTTTGTAAGTCCATTAACAGGAAAGATTGTTCCTCTTGATCAGGTAAAGGATGCAGCCTTTTCATCAGGGGCTTTAGGTGAAGGTGTCGCAGTCGTTCCGGTAGAAGGCAATGTCTATGCTCCAGCATCAGGAGTCATCTCTGTTTTGTTTCCAACAAAACACGCAATTGGATTAAAAACCGATAGTGGGGCTGAGGTACTCATTCACATAGGGATGGATACGGTTCAATTACAAGGAGAGCACTTCCGTACTTTTGTTCAGCAGGGAGATCGTGTTGAGAAAGGTCAATTACTTGTTGAGTTTGATATTGAAGCAATCAAGAAAGAAGGCTTCTCATTAGATACACCAGTCATTATCACAAACCACAAAGAATATAAGGAAATTCAAGCTACGAAAAGCAATGCACTTAAAAAAGGCGATGATTTCCTTACACTAATCGCAGATCAAGCTAATTAA